A region of Pleionea litopenaei DNA encodes the following proteins:
- the pcnB gene encoding polynucleotide adenylyltransferase PcnB, which yields MINQIIKKWFKRPHNAPSAHAVTLPRAEHNVSRKLISVNALKVLNRLHSANYQAYLVGGGVRDILLGLQPKDFDIATNATPEEIKRLFRNCRIIGRRFRLAHIMFGRETIEVATFRASHSQENPHGQQHESGMLVRDNVYGSLEDDALRRDFTINALYYSSDDFTVRDFTGGLDDLKLRQLRLIGDPETRYREDPVRMLRAVRLSAKLGLSIEANTARPITSLASLLNNVSAARLWDESHKLLLAGYAKETFTQLRAMSLFAPLFPATAKSLENDDGTFLNFIQAALDSTDLRARQEKPITPAFLYAVFLWQPVQQRQAQLLEQGMSHNDAYHKAMGHVIAEQNQFISIPKRFSLVMRDIWAMQPRLENRTHKSYRLLEHPKFRAAYDFLVLRAQADEALASTASWWTRYQEASPEGQRSMTQALGKKRSGKRRNYKKRRSQSKPQNS from the coding sequence ATGATTAATCAGATAATAAAAAAGTGGTTTAAGCGCCCTCATAATGCTCCTTCTGCACACGCGGTTACTCTGCCTCGTGCTGAGCATAATGTGTCGCGCAAGCTGATTAGCGTCAATGCATTGAAAGTGCTCAACCGCTTGCACAGCGCCAACTATCAAGCCTATTTAGTCGGTGGAGGAGTGCGCGATATTCTGCTCGGACTACAGCCTAAAGATTTTGACATCGCGACCAATGCGACCCCAGAAGAAATCAAGCGGCTTTTTAGAAACTGTCGAATCATCGGACGCCGCTTTCGGCTCGCGCACATTATGTTTGGCCGTGAAACCATTGAAGTTGCAACGTTTCGCGCCTCGCATAGTCAAGAGAATCCGCATGGACAACAGCACGAGTCCGGTATGCTGGTGCGCGACAATGTGTACGGCTCGCTTGAAGACGACGCATTGCGCCGCGACTTCACCATTAATGCGCTCTATTATTCCAGTGACGACTTCACCGTTCGAGATTTCACCGGTGGACTAGACGACCTGAAATTGCGTCAATTAAGGCTGATTGGCGATCCCGAAACTCGCTACAGAGAAGATCCGGTGAGAATGCTTAGAGCCGTTCGACTCAGTGCTAAATTAGGGCTATCCATAGAGGCGAACACCGCTCGGCCAATCACGTCTCTCGCCAGTCTGCTAAATAATGTCTCGGCTGCCCGGCTTTGGGATGAAAGCCATAAGCTATTACTCGCTGGATACGCCAAAGAAACCTTCACTCAGTTGCGAGCAATGAGTTTATTCGCGCCGTTATTTCCAGCCACAGCTAAATCGCTCGAAAATGACGACGGAACCTTTTTGAATTTTATTCAGGCCGCATTAGACAGTACGGATTTGCGTGCTCGCCAAGAAAAACCCATCACACCGGCATTTTTATACGCGGTTTTCTTATGGCAACCAGTGCAACAGCGTCAAGCTCAATTGCTTGAGCAAGGTATGAGCCACAACGATGCCTACCACAAAGCCATGGGCCATGTGATTGCTGAACAAAACCAGTTCATATCGATTCCTAAACGATTTAGTTTAGTGATGCGTGATATTTGGGCGATGCAACCACGTTTAGAGAACCGAACACATAAATCTTACCGGCTGTTAGAACATCCAAAGTTTCGTGCCGCCTATGACTTTCTGGTCTTAAGGGCACAAGCCGATGAGGCCCTCGCTTCAACGGCCAGTTGGTGGACACGCTACCAAGAGGCGTCGCCTGAAGGGCAAAGAAGTATGACGCAGGCCTTGGGCAAAAAACGTTCGGGCAAGCGTCGAAACTACAAGAAAAGGCGCTCGCAGTCTAAGCCTCAAAATTCATGA
- the dksA gene encoding RNA polymerase-binding protein DksA → MARKTQKAATSTTLGNLGIAPYKEKKGEEYMNADQKAHFRNILETWKKQLMEEVDRTVNHMQDEAANFPDPVDRASQEEEFSLELRTRDRERKLLKKISGSIQEIDDDEYGYCESCGVEIGIRRLEARPTANLCIDCKTLAEIKEKQLGK, encoded by the coding sequence ATGGCTCGAAAAACTCAAAAAGCAGCGACGTCGACTACCTTAGGTAACTTAGGTATAGCACCTTACAAAGAGAAGAAAGGTGAAGAATATATGAATGCGGATCAAAAAGCGCATTTCAGAAATATTCTTGAAACTTGGAAGAAACAGTTGATGGAAGAAGTCGATCGCACTGTGAACCACATGCAAGATGAGGCAGCGAACTTTCCCGATCCTGTCGATCGCGCTAGCCAAGAAGAAGAATTCAGCTTGGAACTGCGTACTCGAGATCGAGAGCGCAAGTTATTAAAGAAAATCTCAGGATCAATTCAAGAGATTGATGATGACGAATACGGTTACTGCGAATCATGCGGCGTTGAAATCGGCATACGCCGTCTAGAAGCCCGACCAACAGCTAACTTGTGCATCGATTGCAAAACCCTAGCTGAGATAAAAGAAAAACAGCTTGGTAAATAA
- the bioC gene encoding malonyl-ACP O-methyltransferase BioC, whose protein sequence is MIDKHQIAANFSKAASTYDEYAFVQREIGDRLFERLDLMKIKPECIVDIGCGTGWFTRKLKKRFSRARVCGVDIAPGMLTQAKNHNGWFGKCQYELADMDRLPFSDQSVDLLFSNLSLQWSFDLKKTMTEFSRVLKPSGLLLFSTLGPDTLQELKLAFSRVDQRQHVNDFLDMHHVGDAMLSSGLYQPVMDREALTFEYETVKGILKDLKGIGANSLNGGRSTGLMSKGQWQSLVKAYDAIKASQSSYPVTYEALFGHAWGAQASATVASDTYPISLS, encoded by the coding sequence ATGATCGATAAGCATCAAATTGCAGCTAATTTTTCAAAGGCAGCGAGCACTTACGATGAGTACGCTTTTGTGCAACGAGAGATAGGTGATCGTCTTTTTGAGCGATTGGATCTGATGAAGATCAAACCTGAGTGTATTGTTGATATCGGATGTGGCACAGGTTGGTTTACTCGTAAGTTGAAAAAACGATTTTCACGGGCGCGAGTATGCGGTGTTGATATTGCTCCAGGCATGTTAACACAGGCAAAAAATCATAATGGCTGGTTTGGCAAGTGTCAGTATGAATTAGCTGATATGGATAGGCTGCCTTTTTCTGATCAGTCGGTTGATTTACTTTTTTCGAATTTGTCGCTTCAATGGAGTTTCGATCTAAAAAAGACCATGACGGAATTTTCTCGCGTGTTAAAACCGAGCGGGCTCTTATTATTTTCGACGCTAGGTCCAGACACTTTGCAAGAGTTAAAGCTCGCGTTTTCTAGGGTTGATCAACGGCAACATGTGAATGACTTTCTTGATATGCACCATGTCGGCGATGCTATGTTATCGAGTGGTCTCTACCAGCCGGTCATGGATCGAGAAGCGTTGACGTTCGAGTATGAAACGGTCAAAGGCATTCTCAAAGACTTGAAAGGTATTGGTGCTAATAGCCTAAACGGTGGACGCTCTACGGGATTGATGAGCAAGGGGCAATGGCAATCATTAGTCAAAGCTTATGACGCGATAAAAGCTTCGCAATCGAGTTATCCGGTAACTTATGAAGCTTTGTTTGGGCACGCCTGGGGGGCACAAGCCTCGGCGACGGTAGCGAGTGATACTTATCCCATTTCTCTGTCTTAG
- a CDS encoding deoxynucleoside kinase, whose product MSLTEPSQKKFIAIEGPIGVGKTTLARKLAEYYQAELLLEGADENPFLPRFYQDPKAGALPTQLYFLFQRARQLKELRQGDMFIPTYVSDFLMDKDRLFAQVTLDSDELSLYQQVYDNLTIDTPQPDLVIYLQAPVNVLLDRIRKRATPHEAIIQKEYLEKISDAYMEFFHYYQGSPLLIVNASGIDLVENQHDYQQLLERIQETNSGRHYFNPKPINI is encoded by the coding sequence GTGAGTCTTACAGAGCCTAGCCAAAAAAAATTTATTGCAATTGAAGGTCCGATTGGCGTCGGAAAAACTACCCTCGCGCGCAAACTTGCTGAGTATTATCAAGCAGAATTGTTGCTTGAAGGTGCCGACGAAAATCCATTTTTACCGCGCTTTTACCAAGATCCTAAAGCTGGCGCATTGCCGACTCAGTTGTACTTTTTGTTCCAACGCGCCCGGCAGCTTAAAGAACTCCGTCAGGGAGACATGTTTATTCCGACGTATGTTTCCGACTTTTTAATGGATAAAGATCGACTGTTTGCTCAAGTGACGCTAGATAGCGATGAATTAAGTTTGTATCAGCAGGTTTATGACAATTTAACCATTGATACGCCGCAACCAGATTTGGTTATTTATTTGCAAGCGCCGGTTAATGTATTGCTCGATCGAATACGCAAACGTGCCACTCCTCATGAAGCGATTATTCAAAAAGAATACTTAGAAAAAATATCCGACGCTTACATGGAGTTTTTTCATTACTATCAAGGCAGCCCTTTATTAATTGTAAATGCTTCGGGCATTGATTTGGTTGAAAATCAACACGACTATCAGCAATTGCTTGAGCGCATTCAAGAAACCAATAGTGGTCGTCATTATTTCAACCCTAAACCCATAAACATTTAA
- a CDS encoding aspartate/glutamate racemase family protein codes for MKKLGLLGGTSWHSTLDYYRLINQAVQDQEGGLTSADLMIRSVNFAPFHEFQVTHQWDKIAEQFIADALAMKSAGVEALVICANTMHQVAADVEQGVQLPVLHIADALARKLPTPAAGKQNTMVERSATKLGVLGTEFTMEMPFYRDALLQRHIEMLVPEPIARKEVNRIIFEELVTGQVLKSSRDYYLAQVDWLEQAGAEAVVLGCTEIGMLLNQSLTSTPLIDSLSAHVEYIVEYSLDH; via the coding sequence GTGAAAAAACTCGGGCTACTCGGCGGCACCAGTTGGCATTCTACTTTAGATTATTACCGCTTGATCAACCAGGCCGTTCAAGATCAAGAGGGTGGATTAACCTCAGCCGACTTGATGATTCGTAGCGTTAATTTTGCGCCCTTTCATGAATTTCAAGTAACCCACCAATGGGACAAAATTGCCGAACAATTTATTGCCGATGCATTAGCGATGAAATCTGCTGGCGTAGAGGCCTTGGTTATTTGCGCTAACACCATGCATCAAGTCGCCGCCGACGTTGAACAAGGCGTTCAGCTTCCGGTGTTACACATCGCCGATGCGTTAGCTCGAAAGTTACCGACGCCAGCAGCGGGTAAGCAGAATACAATGGTCGAGCGCTCAGCCACTAAACTGGGTGTGCTAGGCACCGAATTTACCATGGAAATGCCGTTTTATCGCGATGCTTTACTGCAACGACATATTGAAATGCTGGTTCCCGAACCTATCGCTCGTAAAGAAGTGAATCGAATTATTTTTGAAGAGTTAGTGACTGGGCAGGTATTGAAAAGTTCGCGCGACTATTACTTGGCACAAGTCGATTGGCTCGAGCAGGCCGGGGCAGAAGCCGTCGTTCTTGGGTGTACGGAAATAGGCATGCTTTTGAATCAATCACTTACCTCGACACCATTGATTGACTCACTTTCAGCCCACGTCGAGTACATTGTCGAATATTCTTTGGATCACTAG
- the bioD gene encoding dethiobiotin synthase, with amino-acid sequence MLRRYFITGTDTEVGKTFVTTRLIKYLNQHGTVAMGFKPIAAGAEWIDQQWQNDDARAIMAVNPVQQEYASINPFCFEQPIAPHLAAERPPSVIEVVETVNRSLAQQQDIQVALIEGAGGFLVPLNESESFADLIKPLNAKVILVVGMRLGCISHALLTFEAIQSRGLDVVGWVANQIDPMMSCYAENLATLERLLAAPLLGELKHNAETFEQLTQSL; translated from the coding sequence ATGTTACGTCGTTATTTTATTACTGGTACCGATACAGAAGTCGGTAAAACTTTTGTAACTACTCGATTAATAAAGTATTTGAATCAACATGGAACCGTGGCGATGGGCTTTAAACCCATTGCGGCCGGTGCAGAATGGATTGATCAACAATGGCAGAATGATGATGCTCGAGCAATTATGGCCGTCAATCCAGTTCAACAAGAATATGCCTCTATCAATCCATTTTGTTTTGAACAGCCAATCGCGCCACACCTAGCGGCGGAGCGACCACCGAGCGTTATTGAGGTTGTTGAGACGGTAAATCGCTCATTAGCGCAGCAACAAGATATTCAAGTGGCGTTAATCGAAGGCGCCGGCGGGTTTTTAGTTCCTCTCAATGAAAGCGAAAGTTTCGCAGATTTAATCAAGCCTTTGAACGCGAAAGTTATTCTGGTTGTCGGAATGCGTTTAGGGTGCATTAGTCACGCTTTATTAACCTTCGAAGCGATTCAGAGTAGGGGCTTAGACGTTGTTGGTTGGGTAGCGAATCAAATCGACCCGATGATGTCTTGTTACGCCGAGAACTTGGCAACGTTAGAGCGATTATTAGCTGCGCCTTTACTCGGAGAACTCAAGCACAACGCAGAAACTTTTGAACAATTAACGCAAAGCCTATAA
- the panB gene encoding 3-methyl-2-oxobutanoate hydroxymethyltransferase, whose product MMKKVTLSTLQQLKKSGEPITVLTAYDATFAKLQERAGVEVILIGDSLGNVIQGHQTTVPVTIEDMCYHIANVARGCNVPLLIGDYSYMSYATPEQAYFNATKLMQAGANMVKLEGGAWLSETIQGLTERGIPVCAHLGLTPQSVDALGGFKVQGKEQASADKLLADALAVEQAGAKLLVLECVPAALAKSISEQLSIPTIGIGAGVNCDGQVLVMHDMLGLNEQFSPKFVKNFLTDSDGDIRGAFEAFVKQVKAREFPTEQHSF is encoded by the coding sequence ATGATGAAAAAAGTAACGCTATCTACCTTGCAACAGTTAAAGAAAAGCGGCGAACCGATTACCGTTCTAACCGCTTATGATGCTACCTTTGCTAAGCTACAAGAACGCGCAGGGGTTGAAGTCATTTTAATCGGCGACTCATTGGGGAATGTTATACAAGGACACCAAACAACGGTGCCTGTAACTATCGAAGACATGTGTTACCACATCGCAAATGTTGCTCGAGGCTGTAACGTCCCTCTGCTAATCGGTGACTACTCTTATATGAGTTATGCGACACCTGAACAGGCTTACTTTAATGCCACTAAGTTGATGCAAGCTGGCGCCAATATGGTCAAGCTTGAAGGTGGAGCCTGGTTAAGTGAAACTATTCAAGGCTTAACAGAGCGCGGAATTCCCGTCTGTGCCCACCTTGGGTTAACACCTCAATCGGTCGATGCTTTAGGCGGTTTTAAAGTGCAAGGTAAAGAGCAAGCGAGTGCCGATAAGTTGCTCGCCGACGCTTTAGCGGTAGAACAAGCTGGAGCCAAGTTACTCGTGCTTGAGTGCGTGCCAGCGGCTCTTGCAAAATCAATCAGTGAGCAGTTATCCATTCCTACCATTGGTATTGGCGCTGGTGTCAACTGTGATGGTCAAGTATTAGTTATGCACGACATGCTTGGGCTAAATGAACAGTTCTCTCCCAAATTCGTAAAAAACTTTTTAACGGATTCTGATGGCGATATTCGAGGCGCCTTTGAGGCTTTTGTGAAACAAGTAAAGGCTCGAGAATTTCCCACTGAGCAACACAGTTTTTAA
- the sfsA gene encoding DNA/RNA nuclease SfsA, protein MKFEPPLHSATLIKRYKRFLADVRLPNGQEITVHCPNTGSMKNCWAEGWTVYLQDSQNPKRKYQYTWVISETPAGDRIGVNTHFANKLVEEALLDGRLTEFSAPLSVRREVPYGQENSRIDLLLEQSSGLTYIEVKSVTLLEQDGSGYFPDAVSQRGQKHLRELIELAEQGEHSAALIFCVQHTGIHQVSAAEHIDPEYAHLLQKAHQAGVVICAYGIEITDDEMLLKHPIKVVISESVE, encoded by the coding sequence ATGAAATTCGAACCACCCCTGCACTCAGCCACGTTAATTAAACGATACAAACGATTTTTAGCCGACGTAAGACTACCTAACGGCCAAGAAATTACCGTTCATTGCCCCAATACCGGGTCAATGAAAAACTGCTGGGCTGAGGGATGGACGGTATATTTGCAAGACTCGCAAAATCCCAAACGAAAATATCAATATACCTGGGTTATCTCTGAAACCCCAGCGGGCGATAGAATTGGAGTAAATACTCACTTTGCCAATAAGCTTGTTGAAGAAGCATTATTAGACGGGCGCTTAACAGAGTTCTCTGCACCCTTAAGCGTACGCAGAGAAGTTCCTTATGGGCAAGAAAACAGTCGAATTGACTTGTTGCTGGAGCAATCGTCAGGCCTGACCTATATTGAAGTTAAGAGCGTTACGTTATTAGAGCAAGACGGGAGTGGTTACTTTCCTGACGCAGTGAGCCAACGAGGTCAAAAGCATCTCAGAGAGTTGATAGAATTAGCTGAGCAGGGTGAGCATTCTGCGGCCTTAATTTTTTGTGTTCAGCATACCGGCATTCACCAAGTCAGTGCCGCGGAACACATAGATCCTGAATATGCGCACTTGTTACAAAAGGCACATCAGGCAGGCGTCGTGATTTGCGCTTATGGCATTGAGATAACCGATGACGAAATGCTGCTCAAGCATCCCATCAAAGTTGTTATAAGTGAATCTGTCGAATAG
- the gluQRS gene encoding tRNA glutamyl-Q(34) synthetase GluQRS, which translates to MIYRGRFAPSPTGQLHFGSLVAALASYLDAKSQQGQWLVRIEDLDPPREIAGASDDILRALEVFQLEWDESVLYQSRRHGRYQDILDSLEQRQLTYHCQCTRKTLAEHSGHYPNLCRDKNLQLSEPAIRLKHLFPVHHFDDRLQGRIHLPTQGEAEDFILRRRDGLYAYQLAVVVDDIDQGITHIVRGADLIDSTFKQAQLYHYLNHLVPHYLHLPLAVNSAGHKLSKQNYAPAVLEQSAPQAMSNALMFLGQPLPKELHLAPCQEQLVWATQHWSLDKLPKKRAIPLPSAE; encoded by the coding sequence GTGATCTACCGCGGACGTTTTGCACCATCACCTACGGGCCAACTGCACTTTGGTTCTCTTGTCGCTGCGCTTGCTAGCTATTTAGATGCGAAGTCTCAGCAGGGTCAATGGTTAGTTAGAATAGAGGATCTCGACCCACCAAGAGAAATAGCAGGAGCCAGTGACGATATTCTTCGTGCCCTTGAAGTGTTTCAATTAGAGTGGGACGAATCGGTTCTCTATCAAAGTCGGCGTCATGGGCGTTACCAAGACATTTTAGATTCGTTAGAGCAGCGACAGCTTACCTACCACTGCCAATGCACCCGAAAAACCTTGGCCGAGCATTCGGGACACTACCCCAATCTGTGTCGCGATAAAAACTTACAGTTATCTGAGCCTGCCATACGTTTAAAACACCTCTTTCCCGTGCATCATTTCGACGATCGACTTCAAGGTCGAATACACCTTCCGACCCAAGGCGAGGCGGAAGATTTTATTTTACGCCGGCGAGATGGATTGTATGCTTATCAGCTTGCGGTGGTCGTTGATGATATTGATCAAGGCATTACTCATATCGTACGAGGAGCCGATTTAATTGATTCAACGTTTAAGCAAGCCCAGCTCTACCACTATTTAAACCATTTAGTCCCGCACTATTTGCATTTACCCTTGGCGGTTAATTCGGCTGGCCATAAGTTAAGTAAGCAAAATTACGCACCAGCCGTCTTAGAGCAGTCCGCTCCCCAAGCCATGAGCAATGCCTTAATGTTTCTTGGCCAACCGCTTCCGAAAGAATTACACCTAGCACCCTGCCAAGAACAATTAGTCTGGGCCACCCAACACTGGAGCCTCGATAAACTGCCTAAAAAGCGAGCTATCCCTCTTCCCTCAGCTGAATAA
- a CDS encoding trypsin-like serine peptidase, with protein sequence MGHKKTSFTLTAATVALSLFSIAMTAQAQQEELDESAEPFIPSMSEGLDPLPPAQPLPDENSSEFGVIGKDSRFRPGKTTVYPYRAIGQFTSEKYNGKWSSCSGALISPQHVITAAHCVFDMDAKKFHKRMYFTPGRDGDYIPYGRYGVTDIYMPKDYPNSTMRRNNADIAVVKLTEPVGERLGYLGFGVYQPIPADLKQEIADQRQALWSKNLGNYDNYVKEATLYMENLGRQYPNYALQYFGYSGDTKNQVWGDSCLTYEIDRFSNEKYQQVGTYCDYQRGASGSAYFDKGRYVRGVISWTGGNRQSMVRDSSGKSSGNFVGDVESVTNVAVALNSNVKQMVSRWKRDQVDEQTYHKKLSSANNLKQVEISVGCHDRVWFILRYKNSKNQWINDGFYDTDKQSRVRRTVSSPYFYYYAVSHDRRRKWTGDDGFFKVFDKTLGFRKKQMGDGYVKKVNLTCN encoded by the coding sequence ATGGGACATAAAAAAACGTCATTCACTCTAACTGCTGCAACGGTTGCATTGAGTTTGTTTTCGATCGCAATGACCGCTCAAGCACAACAAGAAGAACTCGATGAAAGCGCTGAGCCATTTATTCCGAGCATGAGTGAAGGATTAGATCCTTTACCTCCAGCACAACCTTTGCCCGATGAAAATTCATCTGAGTTTGGCGTCATTGGAAAAGACAGTCGTTTTCGTCCTGGTAAAACCACCGTGTACCCTTACCGTGCTATTGGGCAGTTTACGTCTGAAAAATACAACGGCAAGTGGAGCAGTTGTAGCGGAGCGTTAATATCGCCGCAACATGTTATTACTGCTGCCCATTGTGTCTTCGATATGGACGCTAAAAAGTTTCATAAGCGTATGTACTTTACGCCTGGCCGAGATGGCGATTACATTCCCTATGGCCGTTATGGCGTAACCGATATCTATATGCCTAAGGACTACCCTAACTCGACCATGCGACGAAACAATGCCGATATCGCTGTTGTAAAATTAACCGAGCCCGTGGGCGAGCGTTTAGGTTATTTGGGGTTTGGTGTTTACCAACCGATACCCGCCGATCTAAAACAAGAGATTGCCGATCAACGACAAGCTTTGTGGTCAAAAAACTTAGGAAATTATGACAATTACGTGAAAGAAGCGACACTTTATATGGAGAATTTGGGACGCCAATATCCTAATTATGCGCTGCAATATTTTGGTTACTCTGGAGACACTAAAAATCAAGTTTGGGGTGACTCTTGCTTGACCTATGAAATTGATCGCTTTTCAAATGAAAAGTACCAACAGGTTGGAACCTATTGTGACTATCAGCGCGGTGCCAGTGGAAGCGCGTATTTTGATAAAGGACGTTATGTTCGTGGCGTTATTTCATGGACAGGTGGTAACCGCCAGTCGATGGTACGCGATAGCTCGGGTAAAAGCTCCGGGAATTTTGTTGGGGATGTTGAGTCGGTCACGAATGTCGCTGTTGCATTGAACTCAAATGTTAAACAAATGGTGAGTCGTTGGAAGCGCGATCAGGTGGACGAACAGACGTATCATAAAAAGTTATCGTCAGCGAATAACTTGAAGCAGGTTGAAATTTCAGTTGGCTGTCATGATCGAGTGTGGTTTATTTTGCGTTACAAAAACTCAAAAAATCAGTGGATTAACGATGGTTTCTACGACACTGATAAGCAAAGTCGTGTTAGACGAACGGTGAGTTCTCCCTACTTCTACTATTATGCCGTTAGTCATGACCGACGTCGTAAATGGACCGGTGATGATGGTTTCTTCAAGGTCTTTGACAAAACGCTTGGCTTTCGAAAAAAACAGATGGGTGACGGTTACGTGAAAAAAGTTAACCTGACGTGTAATTGA
- the folK gene encoding 2-amino-4-hydroxy-6-hydroxymethyldihydropteridine diphosphokinase: MNDTLVYLGLGSNLSSPRQQLESALSALKPLSTDQQIDCSSFYLSRPLGPQDQNDFVNAVAAFRTFLAPLDLLDQLQTIELQQGRVRKEHRWGPRTLDLDILLFGDKAIDLPRLKVPHYHMMQRNFVILPLFELAPNLVFPDGQNIAQVVATLPQDGIEKLN, from the coding sequence ATGAACGATACGCTCGTTTATCTTGGCTTAGGCAGTAACCTAAGCAGCCCTAGACAGCAATTAGAGAGTGCTTTATCGGCACTCAAGCCATTGTCGACAGACCAACAAATAGACTGCTCTTCGTTCTACTTAAGCCGCCCTCTTGGACCACAAGACCAAAATGATTTTGTGAATGCCGTCGCTGCTTTTCGAACATTCCTAGCGCCTCTAGACCTACTCGATCAGTTGCAAACCATTGAGTTACAACAAGGTCGAGTTCGAAAAGAACATCGTTGGGGTCCAAGAACCCTAGATTTGGATATCTTATTGTTTGGCGACAAAGCCATTGACCTGCCACGATTGAAAGTGCCACACTATCATATGATGCAACGGAACTTCGTCATTTTGCCGTTGTTTGAATTAGCGCCAAATCTAGTCTTTCCCGATGGACAAAACATCGCGCAAGTCGTGGCCACGTTGCCCCAAGATGGGATTGAAAAATTGAACTAA
- a CDS encoding Rieske (2Fe-2S) protein, with protein sequence MTIICSIADLSEGQPKIIEVAGMGSLIVLLKRGQTQVFKNRCPHANARLNADSDNILAYDEYHIYCQLHGAQFDPYTGQCVLGPCRGQGLTRLSSAVEKGLVVLKDFDQPDIV encoded by the coding sequence ATGACAATAATTTGTTCCATTGCAGACCTTAGCGAAGGCCAGCCTAAGATTATCGAGGTCGCTGGCATGGGCAGTCTTATCGTACTGTTAAAACGTGGACAAACGCAGGTTTTTAAAAATCGTTGCCCGCACGCAAACGCACGCTTAAACGCGGACTCTGACAACATTCTCGCCTACGATGAATACCATATCTACTGCCAGTTACACGGCGCTCAATTTGATCCCTACACAGGTCAATGCGTTCTGGGACCCTGCCGAGGTCAAGGGCTCACTCGACTATCAAGCGCCGTTGAAAAGGGGCTGGTTGTATTGAAAGATTTTGATCAACCAGACATTGTTTAA
- the panC gene encoding pantoate--beta-alanine ligase — MESFSQQSELQEALKAARREGKTIAFVPTMGNLHEGHLSLMHQAKQHADICVASIFVNPLQFGPNEDFDAYPRTLQQDQEKLQSERVDFLYLPTIDDIYPRGMDKHTQVKAIDQLTNKLCGASRPNHFLGVTTIVNILFNIVQPDIAIFGKKDFQQLQVIKRMVDDLCMPIDIIGGKIVREKNGLAMSSRNGYLSDLEKDQASHLRATIIATQKQIEAGDRDYSSLIRDAQKHLKQDGFKVDYFEIVNRATLEPAKEQDRELLIAAAAWLGQPRLIDNQEVDI, encoded by the coding sequence GTGGAGTCGTTTAGTCAACAGTCTGAGCTGCAAGAAGCCCTCAAAGCAGCTCGTCGTGAAGGTAAAACCATTGCCTTTGTGCCTACGATGGGCAATTTGCACGAAGGTCATCTAAGCTTGATGCACCAAGCCAAACAACATGCTGATATTTGCGTTGCGAGTATTTTTGTTAACCCATTGCAGTTCGGCCCAAATGAAGACTTTGATGCCTACCCTAGAACACTGCAACAAGACCAAGAAAAACTGCAGTCAGAGCGCGTTGACTTTTTATACTTACCCACCATTGACGATATTTATCCGCGTGGCATGGATAAGCATACTCAAGTAAAAGCTATCGACCAGTTAACCAATAAATTATGCGGCGCCAGTCGGCCCAATCATTTTCTTGGCGTGACGACCATCGTCAACATCCTCTTCAACATTGTGCAACCCGATATTGCAATTTTCGGCAAGAAAGATTTTCAACAGTTGCAAGTGATTAAACGAATGGTTGACGACTTGTGCATGCCCATCGACATTATTGGCGGTAAGATTGTACGAGAAAAAAATGGCCTGGCCATGAGTTCAAGAAATGGCTATCTAAGTGATTTAGAGAAAGACCAAGCATCGCATCTACGCGCCACCATTATTGCTACTCAAAAACAAATTGAAGCTGGTGATCGAGACTATTCTTCTCTTATTCGAGATGCACAGAAGCATTTGAAGCAAGATGGCTTTAAGGTCGATTACTTTGAAATTGTGAACCGAGCAACGTTAGAGCCGGCAAAAGAACAAGATAGAGAGTTACTCATAGCAGCCGCGGCTTGGCTAGGTCAACCACGTCTTATTGATAATCAAGAAGTGGATATTTAA